The stretch of DNA TTCCATTTACTGGATCGATACGCGGCCGGATACTCGATGCTGTTCGCCGTTCTAGCCGAAACAATCGCGGTCAGCTGGATCTACGGAACGGACCGATTTTGCGCCGATATTAAAGACATGATCGGATTCAGGCCCGGCGTGTACTGGCGAGTGTGCTGGAAATTCGTAGCGCCGCTCTTTCTCATGGTACGTCACAATATGCAGAGAAGCGGAGTACATTTTTTGCACCGTTAAGAATTCttagaaaaaattctttccCCAACGCGAacgtaacaaaataaaagtgattTTCGTCGTTTACGGTTGAATATGTATGCTTGTTTCTTTGATCTCGCTGCAGTTCATTATCGTCTACGGTCTAATGGGCTACGAACCGTTGTCGTACGAAGATTACGTTTATCCTGTTTGGGCGAATATATTGGGCTGGCTGATCGCATGCTCCTCCATCGTCATGATCCCAGGTATGGCGATCTACAAAATCAGCGTCACACCCGGCACCTTCGTTCAAGTGAGTATTTCGTTTCGATTACAAAGTGAcgatttaatttagaaaataatggaAAGTTGGAGTCAATTCTTTTTACGACACTGCCACTTCGCTTGCTTTGATGAGGAATGAAACTCCGTTAATTATCCAAGATAATTGATGCACGttgaatattattgttaattgatCAAATAAACTTTTCACCTCTGGATCAACTTACGTCGACTGAAACGACAATCTTGAACGCGAGACGCGAAAACGCGCGAAATGTAAATCGACCAATAAATTCGCCAATGCAGAGATTGAAGATCCTGACGACACCGTGGCGGGACACGCAGCACCAGAGAAGCGATCTGTCCTCGGTGGCGAACGGCGCGATTCGCCGGAGCTTCCTGGCCGAGCAGGACTTCGAAATCACCAAGGATCACGAGCTGACCAAGGAGCAGACAGAGGTAATGATTCAACCTAGGGAGGGCATTAAGGGGGGTGATCCGCCACCCGAACCGGTCTAGGACAGTGCGGTTGTGATTTTGCATGGTGCCCGGTTCCAAGTATACCTCTGCTAAAGCACGATCGCCGAGCAAAGTCCCACAACACGACGAGTAACACAATCCACCGATCTaacgagaaacaattttttgcacGACACTCCACGTTGAAACTTTCGAaagataaaggaaaaaaaaaaaaaagaaaaaaaaaacaccgggCTTGACAATGAGATTCTCGCTTTGAGTCACGCGTTGAGAAACGTTTGCGCGTCGGACTTGCGCTTCGCCTCCCCGTCGACGGGAACGGAGCTCAGCCCCGTCCCGCTTGTTTCACCGtgacgagaaaaagaaaaaaaaagagaaactgtcgtgtatagatatatatgtagGATGTAACAGATCGAGATTCCGGGGAAGAGAGCGGATGTCGTCGTCGGTTCCCGCTTTCCCCCTCGCAAACGGGCGTCGTTCGCGACGGTCCCCAGTtctgtaaatataattgcGCGCGTCACGGAACACACGAATCGCATGGTATCGATGAAGTGCGTAGCGATCGATACATGCGTTTCTCTCACCGGACCGGCGTTCGTCGAGCAATTGTCAAACGGAAGCGGCAGCACTATCTTGGCTTTCccgaaagggggggggggggaaactGTTTTGAGTCTAGTTTAGCATCCCGTCACCCACCCCGATCATGCGACTCGACATTTCGCCGGAATGCGGCGACCAATCGCGAATCATCGCCCACGGTAATAAACTCTCTTCCCGCGACGGGTTCCTAGTCGTTTCGCGGCGTCACGCTCGGAACGAACCTTGTTATTCAATGAATATCCTTTATTTCCGATTGATGCGAATCGCGCATGAAGTATATTCGTTTCGTATATGAAGATGTTACAAAGAGCAgagattataaacgttaagTTATTTTAGAGGAGGTGAGATTATACGCGACTTGTGATTGATTCTCGCCCCGAATTTGTGAGGGGCGAGAGTTCGGTTGTTAGCGTTGACGTTTCGAGCAGGAAGAAATTAGACAAGTTACACATTCGTCTTtgtcaaaatttgttttttccgTTTCATTCCGCAATCTGTAAACACTCTTCACGTCGCTCGGGCTCCGCGTGCCCGCGCGACAAATGCTGTGTGGACTATAcgcaaattattaatcacCGGTAAGATATTAAGCAATTGATTAGGTAGgtcttatatatatacacgcatTGCCGGTGTGAATACGCTTCGTCGGTATGCATATTCAATTCTCATAGAGACGTATAACGCTGTAGTACAATACGatccattttttatagatGCAATATGTGATCACGCTTAGGTTTCGCTGCAATTTCCTAGTCACGATagtcatataaatatatatatattacacatatgATATGTATACGATGTGTgtgtgattattttaatttgaagaaTATATGGTAGAGCACTTTCTCTAATGGCTAGAAAATTGAGCTAAGCATTAACACGACCGCGATTTTATccacattaattaatttatcaccTTGCATTATCATTTGTTTAAACCGGCTCCACGCGACGCACTTATTCGTCGAATATCGAACACGGACGCGCTGGACTTTGCCGTGTTTCCGCATCGACGCGCAATATGTAATTCAGCGTGCACGGTTCGTTTATAATATCCGTATTCTACGCATGCATGTTTTAGCTATTAAGCTGAAAGATTAAATCAAATACGTgaaattaatgcataaatcGAGCTAGACGGTCACGTTTGGTTGCTTTAGATGTGTCTTGCTTAACTCTACGATTTGAATTTTCATTTTGatagataattaaatgtcTTTTTCTCCTTCATTTTTATCAGCATTGCTTAAAGCAgcacttaaatatttaaaagaaatcccAGAAATATGACGATTGACTTTGTTATCTGTTAATTTGAGACAGAAACGCGAGGAGTTAAACGCGTGCCGCGAATGCAGGTCGATTTGCGCGGATAAACGCGTCGTGTGGGCGTCATGAAGAAGCGAGAATCAGTAGCAATCTCTAGTAGTTTGAAATCGTAGTACTTAACAAATATTCAAACCCTAACATGTGCTGGGCATGCTCGTAAATCCATTTGTCTATCTACTTCCACAGTTATGTGTTATCATGCGAGAACGAGGACGACAAATCGTTTCCTAATTCTCGATAATCTCACGTAGCGCACGATTTCCCCTTCGTTCGTGATGCGACGATCTTCAATTACGTTGGGGTTGTTCATCATTATCTAGTATTAACTGATACGTAGAATTTTAACCATTAGTCTAAGGCATTCGATGATTATTCTCAAATGTGTAAGTGTCCCTCGATACGAACGTTTCTGGATATCGCTTTTTTGTCCCAAAAGAGATCAcctttttcaagtaaaatctACAGTTTTGgtagattgaaaatttataatattatttttattacaatgcatatattcttttttacagtAGTCATATCAACATATATATTCCACAATCGCGCATTTGGAATCAACTTTTGCCTTCGATTCTTCTTTcttggaaatttatttttttcaattttaactcACAATTGtatgaattttacaattttctcgtatttcttaataaaatatctttttatacgatattaataaaatcacgtttgaaattgaagatttatagtgttatttttaattacttaacatgttattattattaatacatattatttcttgCAGCTGCCAAAATGTAAACATATTCAATGGAGCAtttgaaatcgatttttccttctttagaaattaattcttttaatttcaatttacagAAAATGCAAACTTTCTGACATTTTTCAGTAGAATGTCTTTTTGTACAACGTTAACAAGATCACGCGACAGTGAATAATCATGGAAATTCGGGTATTTCGGGACACTGCGCATCCGTCGTTGCGGCTTCCGTCGAGCGAGGAGATCGCGTATCGGGAGCTTTCGGCTCGTTAGGATACAATAATTACGTGTGTCATTGTAGTCTCTCGCGCGGACTGACTGGTGAAAGGCGGCCGGACGTAGCAATTAAGCAATTTCGAAATCGTCGTGATAGAGAGAGAGGCGTTAGAATCTTGCAGTCGCGCGCGACCGCCGCGATCTGCGGCCTCCTTCAACCCTCTCAACCCCCTTGCGgtcgcgcgtgcgcgcgcgcgcgcggtatatatatagtttatagaGCTCGTTGTTTAGATACagagaaaagagagatatatatgtaCCTATAAACacacatgtatatgtatataatgaatgcatatagtatattatatatatattttatacacatcGCATCCGAGTTGCTACCGCAGCCATAGATAGCAGCTCGGGCCTTGTTAAAGACGATTAAAACGGCGATTTCCTCCACGGCCGGAGGGTAAgcttgcgaaaaaaaaaaaaaaggaagaaggagaagaggaagaagaagctAGTCGGCGACTCGGGTAAAACCCCTCTCCTCCCGCCCGGTGTGGGGTGATCGGTGCGATTATGCCCGCCCAAACGAGCCATATTGGGCGGACATCCGCCGAACGCTTGTGAAGCTGCACATGTCGAGGGAAGTTTTGCACCGCTTGAAAGTCACGGTTAACGCACCAGCTTCCACCAACTCACGCTTCATTTAGTTTAGAATTACCGATTAACACTGTGTTATAACGTTGCATTAACACGCCGTTAACGAGATCGAAAGTTATTTAACACGTGAGTTCGGGAGCAGAGATTATTCTAATGTTTCTTCAGTTGCGTTTGACGCCTGAGATTTTTTCACGCGGGTAAGAAAGTTGTTAACGTTGACGACAgtttgaataataatgatttttttgtgATTTACTCGCTAAGATGACTGAGTCCTGAATATTAATGCgaaggaaataaaagaaaaagtagcTGAATACGTTTGTAGAGCATGCGCATTTTATCGCGAAAAAGTGCGGGGGAGGCTTTTGCTAATAGCGGCAAGACGATTTATGGAAGAAGTTGAAAAAGCGGTCGATCtgataaaatgagaaattttatgAGATCTCACCTGTGTATGTCTTCTTTGCAGAATTCTTCGAACTTATAGGTTGCCATTGTGTTGTTTCGAAAAACTGAACGGTGCAAAATTGACTTTGACGTGTGCACTTTCTTCCTTCGCTACATGTCGCATCCTGTCGAAGACTGTTACAGCCGCGGCTTGGAGCTCGACCCTAATTAGCGATATAATCTACAGCGCGACGTAGCGTTACGCATGTAAAGATGATTttgtcgaataaaatttcgttCTCTAAAAAAGCGGCGCAGTCCATTTCTTCCTCTATGATTAAGACACTCCGtgggaaaattaatttaactcactTTATTctagaagaatttatttctgcagtatcggataattaattttcagcaGGAGAGaaggattttaaaatttttctattaaatgaagataaaaatgaacaatgaaacaaaaaggtatttattctaatatattttacttttacatttgaataagagatttattttttatttctgattctttctcttttgattataaaattaaaattaattattttatattatattttgcagattaaTTGACGCAATATTGCACCTattgatgcaatttttttttgtatttcttattattcattcgttcgttcgtttgTTCGTAATAAACGTGTTTCCGTCGAAGAGTGTGATGACGAAGGAACACTTTAAAACGCCCACATCATGTTTACTCAATTTCTGCGAAACTCTTGCAGTAGAACTGCTTCAAATGCTCGTCAGGTCGTATATATTAGGCATAGCTGAAATTATCTCATAACGAGATGAGTTGTCTCTAATTAATAAACTgcttttgatattatttttattaactcgCAGTCGCAGTTTgttttttccttaatttttgcacatttttcaaattacattttgcaatttaaagtCAATTTTAAAGTCTAATTAAGCATAGTCTACCTAAATTTAGGTAAAAAGATTTGTTATCCTTGAAActtctttaaaaattcttttagtttgaattgtatttgtttttcgaaaataagTAATGTTTCTAAAAGTTGAAGATTCAAGCAAGTTTCTTTGAGCTTTTAACTAAAAGCGCTTCCATTTGTCTTGCACTAATTgttttaagagaaaaagtaTAAGTAACAAATTGTTAATGTTTTAGAATTGTGATTATTGCTTTACAAAAGAATTTCGAAACGCTTAGCGCCGAACGATGAGAGCGCCGCTTGTGTGCGCTTTTAGCAAACAAGACGAAACACGCGCACCCTGTATAATCGTCTGCAGATCTATTCTTGCCTCTTCGCTATTCAATACTGATTCGACACACAACAACATGGCGCCTGCTACGGAGGGTCTCACGGATTTGCAGAGAGacgtttttacaaaaatcagcAATAATGAAGTCTGCGAGCTCAAAACACTGTTGGCGTCGAATAAACTCAAAATGGATTTTGTGGATGAGAATGGCATGAGCCCTCTTCAGCATGCCTGTTACAAGGGAAACAAGGAGATTGTGCAGATGCTCTTGGATCAGGTAGGTTATGCTTTGCTGTTGTACCATAAATATCTTGTGTCAATAAAGTTACATCTACGATTTATAATCGATCTGTTTCATACTTAAAGCTATTTCTTAAtccttcatatttttttgcgtatattaaatacatatttatataattttgttcttgaATCTTGCTTGCACAGTTAATTCATGACAGTTATTTGTTTACAGGGTGCGGACGTGAATGCGTGTCAGCATGAGCACGCGTATACTGCTCTTCATTTCGCCGCTTTAAGCGGAAACGCGGAATTGTGTCATCTTTTAATGTCGCACGGAGCACGCTTGACAGCGACCAACAGTGTGGGCAGAACCGCCGCTCAGATGGCAGCATTTGTGGGGAATCACAATTGCGTAGCGACTATCAATAACTTTATTCCAAAGGCTGATATAGATTACTACATTAAGCCTCAGGGTCTGCAGACTGAACCCATGCTACCACCGCATCTGGCAGATTGTTTTCACAAGTTCATCATGCAAGTCAATGTGCACCCTGTACGTGTCTGTATGAACTTACAAAGATTCTCCGCTCTTCTGGAAAACGCAGCGAAGGTGAGATACAATGTGAGAAGAGAATAACGAGGCGTGAAGTACAATTTATCTCGATTGTTCGATatgtgttttttataaaaatttcttttcacaaaaaatgagtgcatttatatttgttttatcttcTAGATACAAAAAGTATTGGAATCTATGCGCTACAGAGAAATGACACGGGGCGCCGACACGAATGAGGTGATGGCctttaaatatcattatctCAGTTGCGTCGTGGCCGAGGtattaaaatgtcaaaagCGACAAGAGGCTATGAAAGCGGAGAAAAGTGAAAAGTCCGACACTGTAGAACTATTGGTACGAAGGTTCTTGAAGTGCAGCAAAAACGATGGTCTACCGGAATATCAAGAGGCGTTTCTGCGAGAAGCTGTGAGAGAATTTCCGTTCAGAGAGAGCACAATTTTTCGCCAAATGGTCGCTACGTTGGCGAGCACAGACCCGCCGTCCGCCGTTTCGGTAGTCTGTGCCGCGATCAACGGCCAGCGGGGCTTTTCCGATAATGCCCAGACATGTGTGACCTGCGGCGAAGACAAGGCCACGAAAAAGTGTAGCAAGTGCAAAGCGGTCCAGTATTGCGACAGAGAATGCCAGAGATTGCATTGGTTCATGCACAAAAAGGCCTGCGCCAGATTAGGCCAGTCGCCGGCTAATAACGGAAAGATGACGGATGTAGATAAGGAACAAATCAGCAATGCCGTCGGTTCCAGACTACAAAATCTAGCtgttaaataaatgtgtaTCGTGTACAGATTTAATGATGTTAGCAATCCATTCGGGGGCGCGTTACATCTCTATACCCACGGACGCTTATTTTCTCCTGTACATAATCATTCGATGTAGGATTTGTGGgtctgtattttattttgtcacaTCTACCGAAGGTAACAATTCCATCATTTTTGCGCACTTAAAATCGttgaaattgcatttttttcccctttcttttttcaatcaCGCATTTATATCGTGCACTTTTGACTATCAATCCTTGACAATCAGTTAAGAAACTGATTAACCAACTGGAATCAAAactgaaattatttacataatttcttGATCAATGTGCAAAGTactgttttttgtttttttttttttttttatttctatacacAACTCCGAGTTGCTACACTTTTGTGAACTGATggactttttttatatatatacttccGTACTGCCTCGTACTTCTCTTGGATGATGAAATCGCCAAACATTTATAAGTTACTATTACTCTTGGTGTGTGCATGTGCTCAATAGAACATGTCTGTTAGTGTTTAGAACTGTGTTGCTCCAAAAGCctttattattgtttgtcATTGTCAGAATAAAATATGACTTACTGATACAATTGGGGTTTTCTCTCATATACGCCATGTTACTAAAATTCATAccgataattattatgtaaaatagagttgatcatttaaattataacactTTACGTCCactaagaataaaagaaacgaTGAAAATTGAACTCTATTATTGACGCGGATAGCCGAAATAATGATTTCCGGCTTTTCGAGGCCgcattttactaaaattttactaaaagcAATCTTCAGCACTTTATCAACGATTAACTAaatgtaaagaataataaaatagcgaaagacgaaaagtaaaaaaaaataaaaatatagaaattcaaAATGTGGAAATAAATCGTATATGTTTGTCGAGTTCGAAGTTTATTTCGCAAACGGTGAGAGGTGCAGACTTCGATGCAATCCAATCGATATAAACGTATTATTCACGGTCAATTTGGATAATTATTAGTCAATTTGTTTGTCGAGTTTATTctctttgatataattaatcgatttaaacaaattattcacGGCCAATTTGGTCAATTGTCAGTCAATTTGTTTGAAGATTCAAATTGGCGacactttctctcttcttGAAACCACGAGGATCTTCCAAGGGGTTTCAAACTTTCACTTTAAGCAGCGGATCCGATCGTTGCGTTTCGTTATGCAAACATTAGCAGTCGTTTTC from Linepithema humile isolate Giens D197 chromosome 2, Lhum_UNIL_v1.0, whole genome shotgun sequence encodes:
- the LOC105677614 gene encoding ankyrin repeat and MYND domain-containing protein 2, whose product is MAPATEGLTDLQRDVFTKISNNEVCELKTLLASNKLKMDFVDENGMSPLQHACYKGNKEIVQMLLDQGADVNACQHEHAYTALHFAALSGNAELCHLLMSHGARLTATNSVGRTAAQMAAFVGNHNCVATINNFIPKADIDYYIKPQGLQTEPMLPPHLADCFHKFIMQVNVHPVRVCMNLQRFSALLENAAKIQKVLESMRYREMTRGADTNEVMAFKYHYLSCVVAEVLKCQKRQEAMKAEKSEKSDTVELLVRRFLKCSKNDGLPEYQEAFLREAVREFPFRESTIFRQMVATLASTDPPSAVSVVCAAINGQRGFSDNAQTCVTCGEDKATKKCSKCKAVQYCDRECQRLHWFMHKKACARLGQSPANNGKMTDVDKEQISNAVGSRLQNLAVK